From the Candidatus Methanoplasma cognatum genome, one window contains:
- a CDS encoding pentapeptide repeat-containing protein — MSDEFIDDERYETFLTCYALDGAEVIEETDSDAVIRYTFKLKGEEEIKEPIVVCRRLERFHSSEFTERDIGGVLNLDSKFVPPDEIKKCLDKLREEMPQVTAKYALFGNETNFDCVTFGNGTNFGGATFGNGTNFGGATFGNGTNFGGATFGNGTYFGDATFDDETYFGGATFGNGADFDGATLGNKTHFGRATFGNKTHFGRATFGNGTNFRDATFGNETDFRDATFGNETDFGRATFDNGTNFRDATFDNGTNFRDATFDNGTNFRDATFGNETDFGRATFDNGTNFRDATFGNGTSFGHATFGNETDFRDATFGNGTSFGRASFGNWTYFGDATFGNETYFGDATFGNETYFRGATFGNETDFRDATFGNRTFFWDATFGNETYFWDATFGKETDFGRATFGKETDFGRATFGNGTDFRDATFGNGTDFRDATFGDETYFEDATFGDETYFFNAEFSGRVTFRVLLPERTTSENPDSISNISREPIFDKAFMDFSDSEFFRRSEITAEGGILLMRGAVVRDVLTIFDFEKIDLSGTVILERLNISWNKLYDERNERKILRKNRESSLIDIVSYSADLIKRENQDLDEKYKNKIQKVLGRHVLEGRKVYESDSAEAVEVKKKTLQELKENYRRIGEYNSEDRAFVEYMRTKAAEPKSSGTEKEPTIGRLERWGFKTLDLFGEYGTNIFRIFAFLIIIPFIMSLLILIAIFTTDTSFLALLGESLRSSFEAFLTFGINTAETDNGWLHTLCIIDGYLGLFFVAYFVVAVARRTLR; from the coding sequence ATGAGTGACGAATTCATTGATGATGAAAGGTATGAGACATTTCTCACGTGCTACGCATTGGATGGTGCAGAGGTCATCGAGGAAACAGACTCGGATGCGGTGATCCGATATACGTTCAAACTAAAAGGTGAGGAAGAAATAAAAGAACCGATAGTGGTCTGCCGGCGTCTTGAGAGGTTTCATTCATCAGAATTTACAGAGCGTGACATCGGCGGCGTACTAAACCTCGACTCAAAATTCGTTCCACCCGATGAAATAAAAAAGTGTCTGGATAAATTGAGAGAGGAAATGCCACAGGTAACTGCAAAATATGCACTTTTCGGCAACGAAACAAACTTCGACTGTGTCACCTTCGGAAACGGGACAAACTTTGGGGGTGCCACCTTCGGAAACGGGACAAACTTTGGGGGTGCCACCTTCGGAAACGGGACAAACTTTGGGGGTGCCACCTTCGGAAACGGGACATATTTCGGGGATGCTACATTCGATGACGAAACATATTTCGGGGGCGCCACCTTCGGCAATGGAGCAGACTTCGATGGTGCTACCCTCGGCAACAAAACACATTTCGGGCGTGCCACTTTCGGCAACAAAACACATTTCGGGCGTGCCACCTTCGGCAATGGGACAAACTTCAGGGATGCCACCTTCGGCAACGAAACAGACTTCAGGGATGCCACCTTCGGCAACGAAACAGACTTCGGGCGTGCCACCTTCGATAATGGAACAAACTTCAGGGATGCCACCTTCGATAATGGAACAAACTTCAGGGATGCCACCTTCGATAATGGAACAAACTTCAGGGATGCCACCTTCGGCAACGAAACAGACTTCGGGCGCGCCACCTTCGATAATGGAACAAACTTCAGGGATGCCACTTTCGGCAACGGAACAAGCTTTGGGCACGCCACTTTCGGCAACGAAACAGACTTCAGAGATGCCACCTTCGGCAATGGAACAAGCTTTGGGCGCGCCAGCTTCGGCAACTGGACATATTTTGGGGATGCCACCTTCGGCAATGAAACATATTTTGGGGATGCCACCTTCGGCAACGAAACATATTTTAGGGGTGCCACCTTCGGCAACGAAACAGACTTCAGAGATGCCACCTTCGGCAACAGAACATTTTTCTGGGATGCCACCTTCGGCAATGAAACATATTTCTGGGATGCCACCTTCGGCAAAGAAACAGACTTCGGGCGTGCCACCTTCGGCAAAGAAACAGACTTCGGGCGTGCCACCTTCGGCAACGGAACAGACTTCAGAGATGCCACCTTCGGCAACGGAACAGACTTCAGAGATGCCACCTTCGGCGACGAAACATATTTCGAGGATGCCACCTTCGGCGATGAAACGTATTTTTTTAATGCAGAATTCAGCGGGAGGGTGACTTTCAGAGTCCTTCTCCCTGAAAGAACAACATCGGAAAACCCAGACAGTATTTCAAATATATCCAGGGAGCCTATTTTTGATAAGGCCTTTATGGACTTCTCTGATTCTGAGTTTTTCAGAAGATCAGAAATAACAGCGGAAGGAGGAATTCTGTTAATGAGGGGCGCAGTTGTAAGAGATGTTCTGACAATTTTCGATTTTGAAAAGATCGACCTAAGCGGAACAGTGATACTTGAACGCTTGAACATATCCTGGAATAAACTGTATGATGAAAGAAACGAAAGAAAAATTCTCAGAAAGAACAGAGAATCCAGTCTTATTGATATTGTTTCTTACTCCGCAGATTTGATAAAAAGAGAAAATCAAGATTTAGATGAGAAATACAAAAACAAGATCCAAAAGGTCTTAGGTAGGCATGTCTTAGAGGGGCGAAAAGTATACGAAAGTGACTCCGCTGAGGCAGTTGAAGTCAAGAAAAAAACGCTTCAGGAACTGAAGGAAAATTACCGCAGGATCGGAGAATACAATTCAGAAGACCGTGCGTTTGTCGAATACATGAGAACGAAAGCGGCCGAGCCAAAATCATCCGGTACTGAAAAAGAACCGACAATAGGCAGACTGGAGAGGTGGGGGTTCAAGACTCTCGACCTTTTCGGCGAGTACGGGACCAATATTTTTCGCATCTTTGCATTTCTGATAATTATTCCGTTCATTATGTCGCTCTTAATACTAATTGCAATTTTCACGACGGATACATCGTTCTTGGCATTGCTGGGGGAATCGCTGCGGAGCAGTTTTGAGGCATTCCTGACATTCGGGATCAATACAGCGGAGACCGACAACGGATGGCTGCATACGTTATGCATAATCGACGGATATCTGGGGCTGTTCTTTGTAGCCTATTTTGTGGTCGCTGTCGCAAGAAGAACGCTGAGATGA
- the pyrF gene encoding orotidine-5'-phosphate decarboxylase, whose protein sequence is MKRDTGLILALDETDAVKAMRIAAAVSDKVDAIKINWPLILSAGPDVITQLSEVSDVICDLKVADIPNTVRLIVEGAVSRGASGVIVHAFTGEDSLREAVSAAGDAEIFAVTEMSHPGGGTFTAKHAEEMAEMGVRCGVAGFIAPATRPDRIRAIRSIAGDLKILSPGVGAQGGSALSAISAGADYVIVGRTIYGADDPASVASSLADEIRPFV, encoded by the coding sequence ATGAAAAGAGACACCGGGCTGATACTTGCGCTGGACGAGACGGATGCCGTCAAAGCCATGAGGATCGCGGCGGCCGTTTCTGACAAAGTGGATGCGATCAAGATAAACTGGCCGCTGATACTTTCCGCCGGGCCAGATGTGATAACTCAGCTCTCCGAGGTGTCTGACGTGATATGTGACCTCAAGGTCGCCGATATCCCGAACACGGTGCGTCTGATAGTCGAAGGGGCGGTGTCCAGAGGGGCGTCCGGCGTCATAGTGCATGCTTTCACGGGCGAGGATTCTTTGAGAGAAGCCGTTTCCGCCGCCGGCGATGCGGAGATATTTGCGGTGACGGAGATGAGTCATCCCGGAGGAGGGACATTCACGGCCAAGCACGCGGAGGAAATGGCCGAGATGGGCGTAAGATGCGGGGTGGCGGGATTCATCGCGCCGGCGACCAGGCCGGACAGGATCCGGGCGATAAGGTCCATCGCAGGAGACCTCAAGATCCTCTCTCCCGGAGTGGGAGCACAAGGCGGAAGCGCTTTGTCGGCGATATCCGCCGGCGCCGATTATGTCATCGTCGGAAGGACGATATACGGCGCGGATGATCCCGCATCGGTCGCATCTTCCCTAGCGGATGAGATAAGGCCGTTTGTTTGA
- a CDS encoding 50S ribosomal protein L30e has translation MSEKIDISRALKAAITTGKVEFGVDQTEKAIKAGKAQMVILSRNCPSEMLTGNIDVKVHVYEGNNMELGALCGKPFSVSALAVIDKGSSNILTL, from the coding sequence ATGAGCGAGAAAATAGATATAAGCAGAGCATTGAAAGCCGCGATCACCACCGGGAAGGTGGAGTTCGGGGTCGACCAGACAGAGAAAGCAATAAAGGCAGGAAAGGCGCAGATGGTCATCCTGTCAAGGAACTGCCCGAGCGAGATGCTGACAGGGAACATAGACGTGAAGGTGCACGTCTATGAGGGTAACAACATGGAGTTGGGAGCCCTCTGCGGAAAGCCCTTTTCGGTATCCGCCCTCGCGGTCATCGACAAGGGTTCCTCCAACATCTTAACGCTGTGA
- a CDS encoding DNA-directed RNA polymerase subunit A', whose translation MMRGITKRIGSIKFSCVSPEEIRKMSATKIITADTYDDEGYPIEMGLMDPHMGVIEPGLRCKTCGCKVDECPGHFGHIDLAMPVIHVGFIKDIKLMLESTCRNCGRIMLTAEQIEARRDDMSEMKDLGGGTIDLKNFSKETAKDASNKGVCPYCATEQIKIKLDKPTTFREVDDNHKLTPKEVRERLERISDEDLRTLGMDPATCRPEWMVLTALAVPPVTVRPSITLDSGDRSEDDLTHKLVDVLRINQRLRENRDAGAPQLIVEDLWELLQYHVTTYFDNQTSGIPPARHRSGRPLKTLAQRLKGKEGRFRSNLSGKRVNFSARTVISPDPMLSINEVGVPYMAARELTVPVHVNEHNIEKLKKMVARGPEPSMENGYVPGVNYVIRSDGRRIRVTERNAEEVSENIDIDYTIERQLMDGDVVLFNRQPSLHRMSMMAHRVRMMEGKTFRFNLCDCPPYNADFDGDEMNLHVLQSDEARAEARILMQVQENVLSPRYGGPIIGAIHDHITGAYFLTHRNPRFDRFEAMNILSKLRDIEVPEPEVDGEGKEYWTGKQLFSTVLPEDFRTTFKSNICQNCDVCLKEGCHSDAYVKIRGGQLLCGTIDTKGIGNSKGKILDRIARDYGSDRAAKFINEVTRLALGALMNHGFSTGIGDEDIPEEAALQIANYNQECIDEVSDLVESYQNGTLDQMPGRSLRETLEVRVMKVLGQARDEAGRVAGKHLGLMNPAVIMAKAGARGSMLNLSQMAGCVGQQAVRGERLSRGYWNRTLPHFNKGDLGAQARGFCSNSYKSGLNPTEFFFHAMGGREGLVDTAVRTSRSGYMQRRLISALEDLKLTSDGTVRNTVGTIIQFKYGEDGVDPSRTVRGKAIDLDDLFSEVLGDDADILLRIEDLNVGEDYGSKEKDEMEYIEEEDGEEYDDIDTDFEGGGE comes from the coding sequence GATCTATCAAATTCTCCTGCGTCTCGCCCGAAGAGATAAGGAAGATGTCCGCAACCAAGATCATCACCGCGGACACGTACGACGACGAGGGCTACCCCATCGAGATGGGCCTGATGGACCCGCACATGGGCGTGATCGAACCCGGGCTGAGATGCAAGACATGCGGATGCAAGGTCGACGAATGCCCCGGTCACTTCGGACACATCGACCTTGCTATGCCGGTCATACATGTGGGGTTCATCAAGGACATAAAGCTGATGCTGGAAAGCACCTGCCGCAACTGCGGCAGGATCATGCTCACAGCGGAGCAGATAGAGGCCAGGAGGGACGACATGTCCGAAATGAAGGACCTCGGAGGAGGCACCATAGATCTGAAGAACTTCTCCAAGGAGACCGCGAAGGACGCGTCCAACAAAGGCGTCTGCCCATACTGCGCAACAGAACAGATAAAGATAAAACTGGACAAACCCACCACGTTCAGAGAAGTGGACGACAATCACAAGCTCACCCCGAAAGAGGTGCGCGAAAGGCTGGAGCGCATCTCGGACGAGGACCTCAGGACCCTCGGGATGGACCCCGCGACCTGCAGGCCGGAGTGGATGGTCCTGACGGCGCTCGCCGTCCCCCCCGTGACGGTCAGGCCGTCAATCACCCTGGACTCGGGGGACAGATCGGAGGACGACCTTACGCACAAGCTCGTGGATGTTCTCAGGATAAATCAGAGGCTGAGAGAGAACCGCGATGCGGGAGCACCCCAGCTGATAGTCGAGGACCTGTGGGAACTGCTGCAGTACCATGTGACCACATACTTTGACAACCAGACCTCCGGAATACCTCCGGCGAGGCACAGGTCCGGCCGTCCGCTGAAGACGCTGGCACAGAGGCTCAAAGGCAAAGAGGGGCGTTTCAGATCAAACCTCTCGGGTAAGCGTGTGAACTTCTCCGCCCGTACCGTGATATCTCCGGACCCCATGCTCTCGATAAATGAAGTTGGCGTTCCGTACATGGCGGCAAGGGAACTGACCGTTCCGGTGCACGTTAACGAGCACAACATCGAGAAGCTTAAAAAGATGGTCGCCCGCGGACCCGAACCCTCCATGGAGAACGGTTACGTTCCCGGCGTCAACTACGTCATAAGGTCCGACGGAAGGAGGATCAGGGTAACGGAACGCAATGCGGAAGAGGTTTCGGAGAACATCGATATCGATTATACAATAGAAAGGCAGCTGATGGACGGGGACGTCGTTCTCTTCAACAGACAGCCCTCGCTGCACAGGATGTCCATGATGGCGCACCGCGTAAGGATGATGGAAGGCAAGACGTTCAGGTTCAACCTCTGCGACTGCCCCCCTTACAACGCTGATTTCGACGGGGACGAGATGAACCTCCATGTCCTGCAGTCGGACGAAGCGCGCGCGGAGGCCCGCATACTGATGCAGGTTCAGGAGAACGTTCTGTCGCCGAGGTACGGCGGCCCGATCATCGGTGCGATCCACGATCACATAACCGGGGCATACTTCCTTACGCACAGGAACCCCAGGTTTGACAGGTTCGAGGCCATGAACATACTTTCGAAGCTCCGCGACATAGAGGTACCGGAGCCGGAGGTCGACGGGGAAGGAAAGGAATACTGGACAGGGAAACAGCTGTTCTCGACGGTGCTCCCCGAGGATTTCAGGACGACGTTCAAATCCAACATATGCCAGAACTGCGACGTCTGCCTGAAGGAGGGTTGCCATTCCGATGCGTATGTGAAGATACGCGGCGGTCAGCTGCTCTGCGGCACGATCGACACGAAAGGCATCGGCAACAGCAAAGGGAAGATCCTGGACAGGATAGCTCGCGACTACGGCTCCGACAGAGCCGCCAAGTTCATCAACGAGGTGACAAGGCTCGCTCTCGGCGCTCTCATGAACCACGGGTTCAGCACCGGCATCGGGGACGAGGACATTCCCGAAGAGGCCGCGCTCCAGATAGCGAACTACAACCAAGAATGCATAGACGAGGTGTCGGATCTCGTGGAATCGTATCAGAACGGGACCCTCGACCAGATGCCCGGACGCTCGTTAAGGGAAACGCTGGAGGTCAGGGTCATGAAGGTCCTCGGACAGGCACGTGACGAAGCGGGCCGTGTCGCGGGGAAGCACCTGGGCCTTATGAATCCCGCAGTTATAATGGCAAAGGCGGGCGCCCGCGGGTCCATGCTGAACCTGTCCCAGATGGCAGGCTGCGTCGGCCAGCAGGCGGTGCGCGGCGAGAGGCTGTCCAGGGGATACTGGAACAGGACCCTGCCCCACTTCAACAAAGGGGACCTGGGAGCCCAGGCCAGAGGATTCTGCTCCAACTCATACAAATCGGGCCTGAACCCGACGGAGTTCTTCTTCCATGCAATGGGAGGAAGGGAAGGACTGGTCGACACGGCTGTGAGAACATCCAGATCAGGATATATGCAGAGAAGGCTGATCTCCGCTCTGGAAGACCTGAAGCTGACGTCGGACGGAACGGTGAGGAACACCGTGGGAACTATAATACAATTCAAATACGGAGAGGACGGGGTGGACCCGTCCAGAACGGTGAGGGGAAAAGCGATAGATCTCGACGATCTTTTCTCGGAAGTGCTCGGCGACGACGCCGACATCCTCCTCCGCATAGAGGACCTGAACGTAGGCGAGGACTACGGTTCCAAGGAAAAGGACGAGATGGAGTATATCGAAGAGGAAGACGGCGAAGAATACGATGACATAGACACGGACTTCGAAGGAGGAGGTGAGTGA
- the rpoA2 gene encoding DNA-directed RNA polymerase subunit A'', with protein sequence MAKKDTLKALLSRDISEEVGELLLTKYNTLSAISAASVEELVELGISEEEAESTLQKIGKRTTRTAAGAAKPKKAAQEPKAELMEEVFRERKLGPAEIKLKEIADRIASPLPMKIITDIANVIERAELGDDIYEKLIATANRMYTSHMMDKNESTGVMAAHSIGEPGTQMNMRTFHYAGVANINVTQGLPRLIEIVDARRVPSTPSMEIPLTGIAAEDESVARHVASEIEVTSLLDIASVETDITNMRLVITPNTKKMTQRGLELEDVAERLNKVKIIRGLVKSSDFQIVITADEPSYKKLQMMYDAVRNAKIKGIDGITRAVLSKAGGSWKIITEGSNLKEVLKIEGVNANKVMTNSILEVADVLGIEAARNSIIHEAMGTLGEAGLDVDIRHIMLVADLMTNDGLVKAIGRHGVSGKKSSVLARAAFEITAAHLLHAAMVGEVDSLEGVTENIIVGQPVTLGTGAVNLIYTPRKGENQ encoded by the coding sequence ATGGCAAAGAAGGACACGCTTAAAGCGCTTCTCAGCAGAGATATCAGCGAAGAGGTCGGAGAGCTTCTTCTCACCAAGTACAACACCCTCAGCGCCATATCCGCGGCGAGCGTCGAGGAACTCGTTGAACTGGGAATTTCGGAGGAAGAAGCGGAATCCACCCTGCAGAAGATCGGCAAACGCACCACCCGCACGGCGGCCGGCGCGGCGAAGCCCAAGAAGGCAGCTCAGGAGCCGAAGGCAGAGCTCATGGAGGAAGTGTTCCGCGAACGTAAGCTCGGCCCGGCCGAGATCAAGCTCAAAGAGATAGCGGACAGGATCGCATCGCCCCTGCCTATGAAGATAATCACCGACATAGCCAACGTGATCGAGCGCGCGGAGCTCGGCGACGACATCTACGAAAAACTGATCGCCACCGCCAACCGCATGTATACCTCGCACATGATGGACAAGAACGAGTCCACCGGGGTCATGGCGGCGCACTCGATAGGTGAACCGGGAACTCAGATGAACATGCGTACCTTCCACTACGCAGGGGTTGCGAACATCAACGTTACCCAGGGCCTTCCGAGGCTGATCGAGATCGTGGACGCGAGGCGCGTTCCCAGCACGCCTTCGATGGAGATACCGCTCACCGGCATCGCCGCGGAGGATGAGAGCGTCGCGAGGCACGTGGCGTCAGAGATAGAGGTCACTTCGCTTCTGGACATAGCATCGGTGGAAACGGACATAACCAACATGCGTCTGGTGATCACGCCGAACACAAAGAAGATGACCCAGCGCGGTCTGGAACTGGAAGACGTCGCGGAGAGGCTGAACAAGGTAAAGATCATCCGCGGACTCGTCAAATCCTCTGATTTCCAGATCGTCATCACGGCCGATGAGCCGTCGTATAAGAAGCTTCAGATGATGTATGACGCGGTCAGGAATGCCAAGATAAAAGGTATAGACGGCATCACAAGGGCCGTTCTCAGCAAAGCCGGCGGTTCCTGGAAGATAATCACCGAAGGAAGCAACCTCAAGGAAGTGCTGAAGATCGAGGGCGTGAATGCGAACAAGGTAATGACCAACAGCATACTGGAGGTAGCGGACGTCCTCGGGATCGAGGCCGCAAGGAATTCCATCATACACGAGGCGATGGGAACCCTCGGGGAAGCGGGACTGGATGTCGATATCAGACACATCATGCTCGTTGCCGACCTCATGACCAATGACGGATTGGTCAAAGCGATAGGAAGGCACGGAGTATCAGGAAAGAAATCCTCTGTCCTGGCAAGGGCGGCGTTCGAGATCACTGCGGCGCATTTGCTGCACGCGGCGATGGTCGGAGAGGTCGACAGCCTCGAAGGAGTGACAGAGAACATCATAGTCGGACAGCCGGTCACCCTAGGTACCGGCGCGGTAAACCTTATTTACACACCCAGAAAGGGGGAGAATCAATGA
- a CDS encoding radical SAM protein, producing MKAYEYGSASNCPLPKGCEHCVNGSKMVLLITGRCRTDCFYCPISPEKKGKDVMFANERRISDLSEMLEEAESMDATGTGITGGDPLTEMERTVSAIRMLKEHFGPEHHIHLYTSIVDVGRSKELCDAGLDEIRFHPPMSQWETMRFDDISKIIAETTLDVGIEVPAIPGNEDRLEKLVLSAAEAGVGFININEFEFSESNWNMMEGMGYKVKDDISSAVAGSEEMVTDLMKRYPSCPIHFCSSSFKDGVQLRRRLIRRAGVTAKEYDVVTEDGTVIKGVVYADDLDEAAAMLMRLRVPKELIFIDRERNRIETASWKLRKISKKLPYMSYIIEEYPTFDRMEVERIPLKSRSP from the coding sequence TTGAAAGCGTACGAATACGGCTCCGCCTCCAACTGCCCTCTCCCGAAGGGATGTGAACATTGCGTCAACGGGTCGAAGATGGTCCTTCTGATCACCGGCAGATGCCGTACCGATTGTTTCTACTGTCCGATATCGCCTGAGAAGAAGGGCAAGGACGTGATGTTCGCAAACGAGAGGAGGATATCGGATCTGAGCGAGATGCTGGAGGAGGCTGAGTCGATGGACGCTACGGGGACTGGCATAACGGGAGGCGACCCTCTTACAGAGATGGAACGGACCGTATCCGCGATAAGGATGCTGAAGGAGCATTTCGGACCGGAACATCACATCCACCTGTACACTTCGATCGTAGACGTCGGCAGATCCAAGGAGCTCTGCGACGCAGGCCTAGATGAGATAAGATTCCATCCTCCGATGTCCCAGTGGGAGACAATGAGGTTCGATGATATATCAAAGATAATCGCGGAGACAACCTTGGATGTGGGCATCGAGGTCCCGGCGATACCCGGGAACGAGGACAGGCTGGAGAAGCTCGTGCTGTCCGCGGCGGAAGCGGGCGTGGGTTTCATTAACATCAACGAATTCGAATTCTCAGAGAGCAACTGGAACATGATGGAGGGCATGGGATACAAAGTGAAGGATGACATTTCCTCCGCGGTGGCAGGCTCTGAGGAGATGGTAACGGACCTGATGAAAAGATATCCCAGTTGCCCGATCCATTTCTGCTCTTCCTCTTTCAAGGACGGGGTCCAGCTCAGGCGGAGACTCATAAGAAGAGCCGGCGTGACCGCCAAGGAGTACGATGTGGTGACCGAGGACGGAACGGTCATCAAAGGCGTCGTTTACGCCGACGATCTGGATGAGGCGGCCGCAATGCTCATGAGATTACGTGTCCCGAAGGAACTTATCTTCATCGACCGGGAAAGGAACAGGATAGAAACGGCCTCATGGAAGCTCAGAAAGATCTCGAAGAAGCTGCCTTACATGTCATACATAATCGAAGAATATCCCACCTTCGACAGGATGGAAGTGGAGAGGATACCATTGAAGAGCCGGAGCCCTTGA
- a CDS encoding NusA-like transcription termination signal-binding factor, with the protein MSTDIVLNEDTLRYIALFSAITKASPIDCMDADEKLVFVVEKGQGNIAVGKKGEHVIKLKEKTGKNIQVVEYSEDPEQFVKNVFHIYSPQKVVIEQRGNITHATITVDPKLKGRAIGKAGKNLRIARDIVNRHHEIQSISVD; encoded by the coding sequence ATGTCCACGGATATCGTACTCAATGAGGATACCCTCAGATACATAGCGCTGTTCTCAGCAATAACAAAGGCCAGTCCGATCGACTGCATGGACGCCGATGAAAAATTGGTCTTCGTGGTCGAGAAAGGGCAGGGGAACATCGCCGTTGGGAAAAAAGGGGAACACGTAATAAAGCTCAAGGAGAAAACGGGTAAGAACATCCAGGTCGTGGAGTACTCGGAGGATCCTGAGCAGTTCGTGAAGAATGTATTCCACATATACAGCCCTCAGAAGGTCGTTATCGAGCAGCGCGGGAACATCACCCACGCCACGATCACGGTAGACCCCAAGCTCAAGGGGCGCGCGATCGGCAAGGCCGGAAAGAACCTCCGCATTGCGAGGGATATCGTGAACAGGCATCACGAGATCCAAAGCATAAGCGTTGACTGA